A window from Pseudooceanicola algae encodes these proteins:
- the regB gene encoding sensor histidine kinase RegB: MANTGPDPLPEAAPETAPDLAFPILKGENRGNWIRLRTLILLRWGAITGQLSALLVASEAYDLQLEYGLCLFVVGLSVIGNLIASIIFPESKRLTEAENLLMVLFDLLQLGLLLYLTGGLHNPFSILIVGPVTVSAAALSARSTIFVGSAAIILVTLLAEYHLPLRTASGNVLQVAELFLFGNWLAIVIAVIFLGIYSRWIVTEMHSMSDALQATQLALAREQKLTDLGGVVAAAAHELGTPLATIKLTSAELIDDLDGHPDQQDDARLIRDQADRCRDILRSMGRSGKEDLLIRTAPLSAVIEEAAEPHRLRGKDIHFTYAGSHGGRRRPLASQPLRPEEARRGATDTPPLILRRPELIHGLRNLVQNAVDFAGSEVRVDSTWDDHRVTVRITDDGPGFSATVLGRIGDPFMRRRRLPAEGIARPEYEGMGLGLFIAKTLLERTGAELSFANASPEGTADATLRGAIVVVAWPRRLVDAQIGEHSGPLGQNRPITG; the protein is encoded by the coding sequence ATGGCCAATACCGGACCCGACCCTTTGCCCGAGGCGGCGCCGGAAACGGCCCCGGACCTGGCCTTTCCGATCCTGAAGGGCGAAAATCGCGGGAACTGGATCCGTCTGCGCACGCTGATCCTGCTGCGTTGGGGGGCGATCACGGGCCAGCTTTCGGCGCTGCTGGTCGCCTCGGAAGCCTATGATCTGCAACTGGAATACGGGCTGTGCCTGTTCGTTGTCGGGCTGTCGGTGATCGGCAACCTGATCGCCAGCATCATCTTTCCCGAAAGCAAGCGCCTGACAGAGGCGGAAAACCTGCTGATGGTGCTCTTCGACCTGCTGCAACTGGGTTTGCTGCTGTACCTGACCGGCGGGCTGCACAACCCGTTCTCGATCCTGATCGTCGGGCCCGTCACGGTCTCGGCAGCGGCGCTGTCGGCGCGCTCGACCATCTTCGTCGGCTCCGCCGCGATCATCCTTGTCACCCTGCTGGCCGAATATCACCTGCCGCTGCGCACCGCCTCGGGCAATGTCCTGCAGGTGGCAGAGCTGTTCCTGTTCGGCAATTGGCTGGCCATCGTAATCGCGGTGATCTTCCTTGGCATCTATTCGCGCTGGATCGTGACCGAGATGCATTCCATGTCCGACGCGCTTCAGGCGACGCAGCTGGCTCTGGCGCGCGAACAGAAGCTGACCGACCTTGGCGGAGTCGTCGCGGCCGCCGCGCATGAGCTTGGCACGCCGCTCGCCACGATCAAGCTGACCTCGGCCGAACTGATCGACGATCTGGACGGCCACCCCGACCAGCAGGACGATGCCCGGCTGATCCGCGATCAGGCCGACCGTTGCCGCGATATCCTGCGGTCCATGGGGCGCAGCGGAAAGGAGGATCTGCTGATCCGGACCGCCCCCCTGTCCGCCGTGATCGAAGAAGCCGCCGAACCCCACCGCCTGCGCGGCAAGGACATCCATTTCACCTACGCCGGGTCCCACGGCGGGCGGCGCCGGCCTTTGGCGAGTCAGCCCCTTCGGCCCGAAGAGGCAAGGCGCGGAGCGACCGACACCCCGCCCCTGATCCTGCGGCGCCCCGAGCTGATCCACGGATTGCGCAACCTGGTCCAGAATGCGGTCGATTTCGCCGGTTCCGAGGTCAGGGTAGACAGCACCTGGGACGATCACCGTGTGACCGTACGCATCACCGATGACGGTCCGGGGTTTTCCGCCACGGTCCTTGGACGCATCGGCGACCCCTTCATGCGCCGGCGCCGCCTGCCAGCCGAAGGCATCGCCCGCCCGGAATACGAAGGCATGGGCCTTGGCCTTTTCATCGCCAAGACCCTGCTGGAACGCACCGGCGCGGAACTGAGCTTTGCCAATGCCTCGCCCGAAGGCACGGCGGACGCCACCCTGCGCGGGGCCATCGTCGTCGTCGCCTGGCCACGCCGTCTGGTCGATGCACAGATCGGCGAACATTCCGGACCCCTTGGGCAAAACCGACCCATAACCGGGTGA
- a CDS encoding ActR/PrrA/RegA family redox response regulator transcription factor: MEDMLELGADRTLLLLDDDEPFLKRLAKAMEKRGFEVETAESVAAGRAIATARPPAYAVCDLRLEDGNGLDVVEVLREKRPDCRIVVLTGYGAIATAVAAVKIGATDYLSKPADAMDITNALLARGDELPPPPENPMSADRVRWEHIQRVYELCDRNVSETARRLNMHRRTLQRILAKRSPR, encoded by the coding sequence ATGGAAGACATGCTGGAACTCGGGGCCGACAGGACTCTGCTTCTTCTGGATGACGATGAGCCCTTCCTGAAGCGGCTCGCCAAGGCGATGGAAAAACGCGGATTCGAGGTCGAGACCGCCGAAAGCGTTGCCGCCGGTCGGGCCATCGCCACTGCCCGCCCCCCGGCCTATGCGGTTTGCGATCTGCGGCTTGAGGATGGCAATGGTCTCGACGTGGTCGAGGTGCTGCGCGAAAAGCGCCCCGATTGCCGGATCGTCGTGCTGACGGGGTATGGCGCCATCGCGACGGCCGTCGCGGCGGTCAAGATCGGGGCCACGGATTACCTGTCCAAGCCCGCGGACGCCATGGACATCACCAACGCCCTGCTGGCGCGTGGCGACGAACTGCCCCCGCCGCCGGAAAACCCGATGAGCGCGGACCGCGTCCGTTGGGAACACATCCAGCGCGTCTACGAGCTTTGCGACCGCAATGTCAGCGAAACCGCGCGGCGGCTGAACATGCACCGAAGGACTCTGCAACGCATCCTGGCGAAGCGGTCGCCGCGTTAG
- a CDS encoding winged helix-turn-helix transcriptional regulator, whose amino-acid sequence MDIDTLVRITSRAWSLNILASLDAGVPGRQAALLAATGASRTAFAQSLGHLVELGLLERNPGHGHPLRPEFRLTPKGIEMAAIAGQILKVGSKAARANGADEEDIGKDPSGEETASRILLRRAWTVPILVVCQTPRHFGEIRGALAPISDRALSQSLKQLHAHRWLKRTTDPQMFPPRPLYRADNAGLGIGAAPGAIIDQAANP is encoded by the coding sequence ATGGACATAGATACTCTTGTCAGGATTACCTCGCGCGCCTGGTCGCTGAACATCCTTGCAAGCCTTGATGCAGGTGTTCCGGGGCGACAGGCGGCGCTTCTTGCGGCAACCGGGGCCAGTCGGACGGCTTTTGCCCAAAGCCTTGGACATCTGGTCGAGCTTGGCCTTCTTGAGCGCAATCCCGGCCATGGCCACCCATTGCGTCCGGAATTCCGGCTGACACCGAAGGGCATCGAAATGGCCGCTATCGCGGGTCAGATCCTGAAAGTCGGGTCGAAAGCGGCCCGTGCCAACGGCGCTGACGAGGAGGATATCGGCAAGGATCCTTCCGGCGAGGAAACAGCGAGCAGGATTTTGTTGCGGCGGGCCTGGACTGTCCCGATCCTTGTTGTCTGTCAGACGCCGCGCCATTTCGGCGAAATCCGGGGGGCGCTTGCGCCGATCTCGGATCGGGCCCTGTCGCAATCCCTGAAACAGCTGCACGCGCATCGCTGGCTGAAAAGAACAACCGATCCGCAGATGTTCCCGCCGCGTCCGCTTTACCGCGCTGACAACGCCGGGCTGGGGATCGGCGCGGCCCCCGGAGCGATCATTGATCAGGCCGCAAACCCCTAG
- a CDS encoding L-lactate dehydrogenase, producing the protein MKVGIVGTGMVGSAAAYALVLRGAAGEIALVDHNPALARAQAEDIAHAVPFVHPCQVHAGSYDALAGAGVVIIAAGVPQKPGESRLSLLGRNAEVFSDVISRVMQVAPDAVLLIASNPVDIMTEVALRASGLPPERVIGSGTVLDTARFRMLLGDHLGIAAESVHAYVLGEHGDSEVLAWSSARAGSESISDFADQIGAPLTEAVRARIDDAVRHAAYKIIEGKGATWYGIGAGLARLVQAIRDDQRAVLTVSMVVQDFQGVSDVALSLPRVVGATGIVETLIPHLTFSEMKALKASAETLKATALELA; encoded by the coding sequence ATGAAGGTCGGAATCGTCGGAACAGGCATGGTCGGATCAGCAGCGGCCTATGCGCTGGTGCTGCGCGGCGCGGCGGGAGAGATCGCCCTCGTCGATCACAACCCCGCCCTCGCCCGCGCCCAGGCCGAGGATATCGCCCACGCGGTGCCCTTCGTGCATCCCTGCCAGGTCCACGCGGGCAGCTATGACGCGCTGGCCGGTGCCGGGGTGGTCATCATCGCCGCCGGGGTGCCGCAGAAACCCGGCGAAAGCCGCCTTTCCCTGCTGGGCCGCAATGCCGAGGTGTTTTCGGATGTGATCAGCCGCGTCATGCAGGTTGCGCCGGACGCGGTCCTGCTGATCGCCTCCAACCCCGTCGACATCATGACCGAAGTCGCCCTGCGCGCATCCGGCCTGCCGCCCGAACGGGTGATCGGCTCCGGCACGGTGCTGGACACGGCCCGGTTCCGCATGTTGCTGGGCGACCACCTGGGCATCGCGGCGGAATCCGTCCATGCCTATGTGCTGGGCGAACATGGCGATTCAGAGGTCCTCGCCTGGTCCAGCGCCCGCGCCGGGTCCGAGTCGATCAGTGATTTCGCCGACCAGATCGGTGCCCCCCTGACCGAAGCGGTCCGCGCGCGCATCGACGATGCGGTTCGCCACGCAGCCTACAAGATCATCGAAGGCAAGGGCGCCACCTGGTACGGCATCGGCGCAGGCCTGGCCCGGCTGGTGCAGGCCATCCGCGACGACCAGCGCGCCGTCCTGACGGTGTCGATGGTCGTGCAGGATTTCCAGGGCGTGTCGGACGTGGCCCTGTCCCTGCCCCGCGTGGTCGGCGCGACCGGCATCGTTGAAACCCTGATCCCGCACCTGACATTTTCCGAGATGAAGGCGCTGAAAGCCTCGGCCGAAACGCTTAAGGCGACGGCGCTGGAACTGGCCTAG
- a CDS encoding GNAT family N-acetyltransferase, protein MTLHVRRAGALDCAPMADLLNQIIAIGGTTAMTQPVTGDILAGWMTRSPRSLWHIAEDDGGTLLGFQYVQPHPKHGPKVAQIATFARVGRTGLGIGSALFEATKTAARAEGYTWIDAEIRADNSSGLTYYQSRGFEDYGRIEGYRLGDGSLVDKRLKRYDL, encoded by the coding sequence ATGACCCTGCATGTGCGACGCGCCGGGGCACTGGATTGCGCGCCCATGGCCGACCTGCTGAACCAGATCATCGCCATCGGTGGCACCACCGCCATGACCCAGCCGGTCACTGGCGACATCCTTGCCGGCTGGATGACCCGCAGCCCACGGTCGCTGTGGCATATCGCCGAAGACGATGGCGGCACGCTGCTTGGCTTTCAATATGTTCAGCCGCATCCGAAACATGGCCCCAAGGTCGCGCAGATCGCCACCTTTGCCCGCGTCGGTCGCACCGGGCTCGGCATCGGCTCTGCCCTTTTCGAGGCGACGAAAACCGCCGCCCGCGCCGAGGGCTACACCTGGATCGATGCCGAGATCCGCGCCGACAACAGTTCTGGCCTGACCTATTACCAAAGCCGCGGCTTCGAGGATTACGGCCGGATCGAAGGTTATCGCCTGGGCGACGGCAGTCTGGTGGACAAGCGGCTGAAACGCTACGATCTGTAA
- a CDS encoding HD domain-containing protein, with protein sequence MTQARAWQRMLSGRRLDLLDPTPVDIEIDDIAHGLAFVARWNGQTRGDYAYSVAEHSLLVEALFARICPTASPAQRLTALLHDAPEYVIGDMISPVKAAIGPDYGHLDARLAAAIHIRFGLPAVPTKALKARIKRADRISAWMEATRIAGFSDSEATRLFGRIESGLMEGLDILLRPPVEVRRDFTARVAALLDQMS encoded by the coding sequence ATGACTCAAGCCAGGGCCTGGCAACGCATGCTTTCGGGACGGCGGCTCGATCTGCTGGACCCGACGCCGGTGGATATCGAAATCGACGATATCGCGCATGGGCTGGCTTTCGTCGCCCGTTGGAACGGTCAGACGCGCGGCGATTACGCCTATTCCGTGGCCGAACATTCGCTGCTGGTCGAAGCGCTTTTTGCCCGTATTTGCCCCACTGCATCCCCGGCGCAACGGCTGACTGCGCTGCTGCATGATGCCCCGGAATATGTTATCGGAGACATGATTTCGCCTGTAAAGGCGGCAATTGGCCCGGATTATGGGCACCTTGATGCCCGGCTGGCGGCGGCAATCCACATCCGTTTCGGCCTGCCGGCGGTGCCGACCAAGGCGCTGAAGGCCCGGATCAAGCGCGCAGACCGGATTTCCGCCTGGATGGAGGCCACCCGGATCGCTGGCTTTTCAGACTCCGAAGCCACCCGCCTGTTCGGCCGCATCGAAAGCGGGTTGATGGAGGGCCTCGACATCCTTCTGCGCCCTCCGGTCGAGGTCCGCCGCGATTTCACCGCCCGCGTCGCGGCCCTGCTGGACCAGATGTCATGA
- the ahcY gene encoding adenosylhomocysteinase produces the protein MTQDYIVKDINLADFGRKELDIAETEMPGLMALRTEFGDSKPLKGARIVGSLHMTIQTACLIETLTALGADVRWASCNIFSTQDHAASAIAAGGTPVFAIKGQSLVEHWDYLDRSFQFPDGANMILDDGGDATLYVLLGARAEAGEDVLGVPTSEEEEAIFAQIRKRMEQSPGWFTKTRDAIMGVSEETTTGVHRLYDLQKKGLLPFPAINVNDSVTKSKFDNKYGCKESLVDGIRRATDTMMAGKVAVVCGYGDVGKGSAASLAGAGARVKVTEVDPICALQAAMDGFEVVTLEDVADSADIFITTTGNKDVIRIEHMRAMKNMAIVGNIGHFDNEIQVASLKNHKWTNIKEQVDMIEMPSGNKIILLSEGRLLNLGNATGHPSFVMSASFTNQVLAQIELFTKGEQYGNEVYILPKHLDEKVAALHLAKVGAKLSKLSPEQASYIGVSNEGPFKPEHYRY, from the coding sequence ATGACCCAGGACTATATCGTAAAGGACATTAACCTTGCAGACTTCGGTCGCAAGGAGCTTGATATCGCGGAAACCGAAATGCCGGGGCTGATGGCCCTGCGCACGGAATTCGGCGACAGCAAGCCGCTGAAAGGTGCGCGGATTGTGGGGTCCCTGCACATGACCATCCAGACCGCCTGCCTGATCGAAACGCTGACGGCGCTGGGCGCCGATGTCCGCTGGGCCAGCTGCAACATCTTCTCGACCCAGGACCACGCGGCCTCGGCGATTGCCGCCGGCGGTACGCCGGTCTTCGCGATCAAGGGGCAAAGTCTGGTCGAGCACTGGGATTACCTCGACAGGTCCTTCCAGTTCCCGGACGGCGCCAACATGATCCTCGACGACGGTGGCGATGCCACGCTTTACGTCCTGCTGGGCGCGCGCGCCGAGGCGGGCGAAGATGTGCTGGGTGTCCCGACCTCGGAAGAAGAAGAGGCGATCTTTGCCCAGATCCGCAAGCGGATGGAGCAATCGCCGGGCTGGTTCACCAAGACCCGCGACGCGATCATGGGGGTCTCCGAGGAAACCACCACCGGTGTGCACCGCCTCTATGACCTGCAAAAGAAGGGCCTGCTGCCCTTCCCCGCGATCAACGTCAACGATTCCGTCACCAAGTCGAAGTTCGACAACAAGTACGGCTGCAAGGAATCCCTGGTCGACGGCATCCGCCGCGCCACCGACACCATGATGGCCGGCAAGGTCGCCGTGGTCTGCGGTTACGGCGATGTGGGCAAGGGCTCTGCGGCTTCGCTGGCCGGTGCCGGTGCCCGCGTGAAGGTGACCGAGGTCGATCCGATTTGCGCCCTTCAGGCCGCGATGGACGGCTTCGAGGTGGTGACGCTGGAAGATGTCGCCGACAGCGCCGATATCTTCATCACCACCACCGGCAACAAGGACGTGATCCGCATCGAGCATATGCGCGCGATGAAGAACATGGCCATCGTCGGCAACATCGGCCATTTCGACAACGAGATCCAGGTTGCCAGCCTGAAGAACCACAAGTGGACCAACATCAAGGAACAGGTGGACATGATCGAGATGCCCTCGGGCAACAAGATCATCCTGCTGTCCGAAGGCCGCCTGCTGAACCTGGGCAATGCCACCGGCCACCCGTCCTTCGTGATGTCGGCCAGCTTCACCAACCAGGTGCTGGCCCAGATCGAACTGTTCACCAAGGGCGAGCAATACGGCAACGAGGTCTACATCCTGCCCAAGCATCTGGATGAAAAGGTCGCGGCCCTGCACCTGGCCAAGGTCGGCGCAAAGCTTAGCAAGCTGAGCCCCGAGCAGGCCTCCTACATCGGGGTCAGCAACGAGGGCCCGTTCAAGCCGGAACATTATCGCTACTGA
- a CDS encoding alanine/glycine:cation symporter family protein — MRNIITLAVAAVFAALAALPASAQSIDETINRVFADYTGWYVGFIFADLPGTNFSWIALWLVVGAVIFTLYFAFIQLKGFGHSIALVKGDYSDPDDAGEVSHFQALATALSGTVGLGNIAGVAVAVGIGGPGATFWMVIAGLFGMATKFTECTLGVKYRNEYPDGRVSGGPMYYMVKGFRDRGLPGGKVLAVIFCVFTILGALGGGNMFQSNQAHSQLTNVLGDYPGWITGTILAGVTFVVIVGGIKSIARVTEKVVPFMGIFYVAVSLVILAMNFDMIGWAFGQIFAGAFTGLGVAGGFTGALIQGFRRAAFSNEAGIGSAAIAHSAVRTKEPVTEGYVALLEPFIDTVVICTMTALVIVITGVLNVDPETGLYIWNEEAGRIATDGGVSGVALTSAAYAQAFSWFPVMLAIAVVLFAFSTMISWSYYGLKAWTYLFGESKGSELTFKVIFCLFIVVGAAASLGPVIDFSDAMLFSMAIVNIIALYLLMPIVKRELNSYVSRLKSGEIKRFKH; from the coding sequence ATGAGAAACATAATCACTCTGGCCGTCGCGGCGGTTTTCGCGGCTCTGGCGGCCCTGCCGGCCAGCGCCCAGTCCATCGACGAGACCATAAACCGGGTCTTCGCCGATTACACCGGCTGGTACGTGGGCTTCATCTTCGCGGATCTTCCGGGCACCAACTTTTCCTGGATCGCGCTCTGGCTGGTGGTTGGGGCGGTGATCTTCACCCTCTATTTCGCCTTCATCCAGCTGAAGGGCTTCGGCCATTCCATCGCGCTGGTGAAGGGCGATTATTCCGACCCAGACGACGCGGGCGAGGTCAGCCATTTTCAGGCGTTGGCCACGGCGCTGTCGGGGACGGTCGGGCTTGGCAATATCGCCGGGGTCGCGGTGGCCGTCGGGATCGGCGGGCCGGGGGCGACCTTCTGGATGGTCATTGCCGGACTGTTCGGCATGGCGACGAAGTTCACCGAATGCACATTGGGGGTGAAATACCGCAATGAATACCCCGACGGACGGGTGTCGGGCGGGCCGATGTACTACATGGTCAAGGGCTTTCGCGACCGCGGCCTGCCGGGGGGCAAGGTGCTGGCGGTGATCTTCTGCGTCTTCACCATCCTCGGGGCGCTTGGTGGCGGCAACATGTTCCAGTCCAATCAGGCACATTCCCAGCTGACCAACGTCTTGGGTGATTATCCCGGCTGGATCACAGGCACCATCCTGGCGGGCGTGACCTTCGTGGTCATCGTCGGCGGTATCAAGTCCATCGCCCGCGTGACCGAAAAGGTCGTGCCCTTCATGGGAATCTTCTATGTCGCCGTCTCGCTGGTCATCCTGGCGATGAACTTCGACATGATCGGCTGGGCCTTCGGGCAGATCTTTGCCGGGGCCTTTACCGGGCTCGGCGTCGCCGGGGGCTTTACCGGGGCGCTGATCCAGGGCTTCCGCCGCGCGGCCTTTTCCAACGAGGCGGGCATCGGGTCGGCGGCCATCGCCCATTCGGCCGTCCGGACGAAGGAACCCGTGACCGAAGGCTATGTCGCCCTGCTCGAGCCCTTCATCGACACGGTCGTGATCTGCACCATGACCGCGCTGGTCATCGTCATCACCGGGGTGTTGAACGTGGATCCCGAAACCGGTCTGTACATCTGGAACGAAGAGGCGGGTCGCATCGCCACTGACGGCGGGGTGTCCGGCGTGGCGCTGACCTCGGCCGCCTATGCGCAGGCGTTTTCCTGGTTCCCGGTCATGCTGGCCATTGCGGTGGTTCTCTTCGCCTTCTCCACGATGATCTCCTGGAGCTATTACGGGCTGAAGGCCTGGACCTACCTGTTCGGCGAAAGCAAGGGCAGCGAGCTGACGTTCAAGGTGATCTTCTGCCTGTTCATCGTGGTCGGCGCGGCCGCCAGCCTGGGCCCGGTGATCGACTTCTCGGATGCCATGCTGTTCTCGATGGCGATCGTGAACATCATCGCGCTCTACCTGCTGATGCCGATCGTGAAGCGCGAGTTGAACAGCTATGTCAGCCGGCTGAAATCGGGCGAGATCAAGCGCTTCAAGCATTGA
- a CDS encoding universal stress protein: MTREIFIVAYEGDDDKDTLLSYAIERATKDGSALHIIHVLEWSPYSFLTPEEVEERHTRRKTELARAKEIILDPALAIAAAAGIEATGEIRYGQVVEIVSATATKLGAAMLFVGRSGSNSISARVFGSVPLGLAQIASVPTVIVP, translated from the coding sequence ATGACAAGGGAAATCTTCATCGTCGCCTATGAAGGTGATGACGACAAGGATACACTGTTAAGCTATGCCATTGAACGGGCGACGAAAGACGGCTCTGCCCTGCATATCATCCACGTTCTGGAATGGTCGCCCTACAGCTTCCTGACCCCGGAAGAGGTCGAAGAACGCCACACCCGCCGCAAGACCGAACTGGCCCGCGCCAAGGAGATCATCCTTGATCCCGCCCTGGCCATCGCCGCCGCCGCCGGGATCGAGGCCACAGGCGAGATCCGATACGGCCAGGTGGTCGAGATCGTTTCGGCCACGGCGACGAAACTTGGGGCGGCCATGCTTTTCGTCGGCCGTTCGGGATCTAATTCGATTTCTGCAAGGGTCTTCGGGTCGGTGCCCCTGGGTCTGGCCCAGATCGCCTCTGTTCCCACGGTCATCGTTCCCTGA
- a CDS encoding EVE domain-containing protein — MRYWLFKSEPTTWGWKDQVARGDAGEEWDGVRNYQARNFMREMALWDRGFFYHSQTEKSVVGIVEICAEIHPDSKAGDPRWECVDIKALRSFIKPVPLDRIKTDPRLSEMVLVKNSRLSVQPVTRLEWEAICELGLTKAD, encoded by the coding sequence ATGCGCTACTGGCTTTTCAAATCCGAACCCACCACCTGGGGCTGGAAAGATCAGGTCGCCCGTGGCGACGCAGGCGAAGAATGGGATGGGGTGCGCAACTATCAGGCCCGCAATTTCATGCGGGAAATGGCCCTGTGGGATCGCGGTTTCTTCTATCATTCGCAGACCGAAAAGTCCGTCGTCGGCATTGTCGAGATCTGCGCCGAGATCCACCCCGACAGCAAGGCCGGCGACCCCCGCTGGGAATGCGTCGACATCAAGGCGCTGCGCAGTTTCATCAAACCGGTGCCTCTGGATCGGATCAAGACCGACCCGCGCCTGTCGGAGATGGTGCTGGTGAAGAATTCCCGGCTGTCGGTTCAGCCGGTCACCCGCCTGGAATGGGAAGCAATCTGCGAATTGGGCCTGACCAAAGCGGATTGA
- a CDS encoding NAD(P)H-dependent glycerol-3-phosphate dehydrogenase: MISVLGAGAFGTALAISIAEGGSLVWLWGRNGDSLRAMQDSRDCPRLPGVTLPDGLTCSGDLAELTATGPVLMAVPMQTLRQVLKAHAARLDQRTLVLCCKGIELSSGKRASEVVAEVLPGALPALLSGPSFATDIARGLPTALTLACAEPGLAAALQASLSTPTLRLYRSTDLTGVELGGALKNVMAIACGACTGAGLGDSARAALITRGYAEMQRMAAALGAQPETLAGLSGFGDLTLTCTSEGSRNYRFGQSIGRGEPFDPTITVEGAATAQATDALAARLGLDMPITRVVTGLVTGALDVTSAMDALLSRPLKEE; the protein is encoded by the coding sequence ATGATCTCGGTCCTCGGCGCCGGGGCCTTTGGCACCGCCCTTGCCATCTCGATCGCGGAAGGCGGGTCGCTGGTCTGGCTTTGGGGGCGCAACGGCGACAGCCTGCGCGCCATGCAGGACAGCCGCGATTGCCCGCGCCTGCCCGGTGTCACCCTGCCCGACGGGCTGACCTGTTCCGGCGACCTTGCCGAGCTGACCGCGACGGGGCCGGTCCTGATGGCCGTGCCGATGCAAACCCTGCGCCAGGTGCTCAAGGCCCATGCCGCCCGGCTGGACCAGCGCACCCTTGTCCTGTGCTGCAAGGGGATCGAGCTTTCCAGCGGCAAGCGTGCCTCTGAAGTCGTGGCCGAGGTACTGCCCGGCGCCCTGCCCGCCCTGCTGTCGGGACCCAGCTTTGCCACCGATATCGCACGCGGCCTGCCCACGGCGCTGACACTGGCCTGCGCCGAACCGGGTCTGGCCGCCGCGCTGCAAGCCAGCCTGTCGACCCCGACCCTGCGCCTTTACCGGTCGACCGACCTGACCGGCGTCGAACTCGGCGGCGCGCTGAAGAACGTCATGGCCATCGCCTGCGGCGCCTGCACCGGCGCGGGTCTGGGCGACAGCGCCCGTGCCGCGCTGATCACCCGCGGCTACGCCGAGATGCAGCGCATGGCCGCCGCCCTTGGGGCCCAGCCCGAAACCCTTGCCGGGCTGTCGGGTTTCGGGGATCTGACGCTGACCTGCACCTCCGAAGGGTCGCGCAACTACCGATTTGGCCAGTCCATAGGGCGCGGCGAACCCTTTGATCCCACCATCACCGTCGAAGGCGCCGCAACGGCGCAGGCGACGGATGCGCTGGCGGCGCGACTGGGCCTCGACATGCCGATCACCCGCGTGGTGACCGGCCTCGTGACCGGCGCGCTTGATGTGACCTCGGCCATGGACGCGCTGCTGTCGCGCCCGCTGAAGGAAGAATAG
- the tsaD gene encoding tRNA (adenosine(37)-N6)-threonylcarbamoyltransferase complex transferase subunit TsaD, with protein sequence MTASLTLLGIESSCDDTGAAVVTGTPGEARVLSSVVQGQGQLHAAFGGVVPEIAARAHAERLDHCVAEALETAGIALRDVDAIAVTAGPGLIGGVLSGVMCAKGLAAATGKPLIGVNHLAGHALTPRLTDAVAFPYLMLLVSGGHCQFLLVRGPDDFTRLGGTIDDAPGEAFDKAARLLALSQPGGPSVEAEARAGDPARLRFPRPLLDRPGCDLSFSGLKTALLRARDEMMTDNALHRQDRADLCAGFQAAIVETLREKTRRALEIYLQDAPAVPVLAVAGGVAANGAIRVALQELCDQNGTRFTAPPLALCTDNAAMIAYAGMERHAVGESDGMDLSARPRWPLDRRAPAMLGSGKRGAKA encoded by the coding sequence ATGACCGCCAGCCTTACCCTTCTTGGAATTGAAAGCAGTTGCGACGATACCGGCGCGGCCGTGGTCACCGGCACGCCGGGCGAGGCGCGCGTGCTGTCCTCGGTCGTTCAGGGGCAGGGGCAACTGCATGCGGCCTTCGGCGGCGTGGTTCCCGAAATCGCCGCCCGCGCCCACGCCGAGCGGCTGGATCATTGCGTGGCCGAGGCGCTGGAAACGGCCGGGATCGCCCTGCGCGATGTCGATGCGATTGCCGTCACCGCCGGGCCGGGGCTGATCGGCGGCGTGCTGTCAGGCGTCATGTGCGCCAAGGGGCTGGCCGCGGCAACCGGCAAGCCGCTGATCGGGGTGAACCACCTTGCGGGCCATGCGCTGACCCCCCGGCTGACCGATGCGGTCGCCTTTCCCTATCTCATGCTGCTGGTCTCGGGCGGGCATTGCCAGTTCCTGCTGGTGCGCGGCCCGGACGATTTCACCCGCCTCGGCGGCACCATCGACGATGCCCCCGGCGAAGCCTTCGACAAGGCCGCCCGCCTGCTGGCCCTGTCTCAGCCCGGCGGCCCCTCGGTCGAGGCAGAGGCCCGCGCCGGCGATCCCGCCCGGCTGCGCTTTCCACGTCCGCTGCTGGACCGCCCCGGCTGCGACCTGAGCTTTTCGGGGCTGAAAACGGCTCTGCTCCGGGCGCGCGACGAAATGATGACCGACAATGCCCTGCACCGTCAGGATCGTGCCGACCTTTGCGCGGGGTTTCAGGCCGCCATCGTCGAGACTCTGCGCGAAAAGACCCGCCGCGCGCTGGAGATCTATCTACAGGACGCCCCCGCCGTTCCGGTTCTGGCCGTCGCGGGCGGCGTCGCGGCCAATGGTGCGATCCGGGTTGCGCTGCAGGAGCTTTGCGACCAGAACGGCACCCGCTTTACCGCGCCGCCCCTGGCCCTATGCACAGACAATGCCGCGATGATCGCCTATGCCGGGATGGAACGTCATGCCGTGGGTGAAAGCGACGGCATGGACCTGTCCGCCCGGCCGCGCTGGCCGCTGGACCGCCGCGCCCCGGCGATGCTGGGCAGTGGCAAGCGGGGGGCCAAGGCATGA